The following proteins are co-located in the Vigna angularis cultivar LongXiaoDou No.4 chromosome 2, ASM1680809v1, whole genome shotgun sequence genome:
- the LOC108327932 gene encoding KRR1 small subunit processome component, producing MRNLEEDENGVDEEEFQKKEKRKGKHDKPKPWDDDPNIDHWKVEKFDPSWNEGGMLEVSSFSTLFPQYREKYLQEAWPTVKSALKQYGIACELNLVEGSMTVSTTRKTRDPYIIIKARDLIRLLSRSVSAPQAIKILDDEMQCDIIKISGLVRNKERFVKRRQHLVGPNSATLKALEILTGCYILVQGNTVAAMGSFKGLKQIRRIVEECMLNKMHPVYNIKVLMMKKELEKNPELAQENWDRFLPKFKKKNVKQKKFNSKEKKEYTPFPPPQQPSKIDIQLETGEYFLSNKRKSAKIWQEKREKQAEKTAENKRKREEAFIPPKEPVNLVDKSEDANNNVADITKSLKKKTEKLGKRKSEENLNAETYIMGSSEHASGKKSKKQRSSA from the exons ATGAGAAACCTTGAAGAGGATGAGAATGGCgtggatgaagaagaatttcagaagaaagagaagagaaagggaaagcACGATAAACCGAAGCCATGGGATGATGACCCTAACATTGACCACTGGAAGGTGGAGAAGTTCGACCCTTCTTGGAACGAAGGTGGCATGCTCGAAGTCAGTTCCTTCTCCACCCTCTTCCCTCAATACCGCGAAAAGTATCTCCAAGAAGCATGGCCTACTGTCAAATCTGCTCTCAAACAATATGGCATCGCTTGTGAACTGAACCTT GTCGAGGGTTCCATGACAGTTTCAACCACCAGAAAGACTAGAGATCCCTATATTATCATCAAAGCCAGGGATCTCATCAGGCTTCTCTCAAGAAGTGTTTCTGCTCCTCAG GCCATAAAAATACTTGATGATGAAATGCAATGTGATATCATTAAAATCAGTGGCTTGGTTCGCAATAAG GAGCGATTTGTAAAAAGGAGACAACATCTTGTGGGTCCCAATTCTGCCACCCTAAAA GCTCTTGAAATACTCACTGGCTGCTACATTCTCGTCCAG GGAAACACAGTTGCTGCTATGGGTTCGTTTAAAGGTTTGAAACAAATCAGAAGGATTGTTGAAGAATGCATGCTGAATAAAATGCATCCTGTATACAACATTAAG GTTCTTATGATGAAGAAAGAACTTGAAAAGAACCCGGAACTTGCCCAGGAAAACTGGGATAGGTTCCTTCCAAAATTCAAGAA GAAAAACGTTAAGCAAAAGAAGTTTAACTctaaagagaagaaagaatacACTCCATTCCCTCCACCACAACAGCCCAGCAAG ATTGATATACAATTAGAAACTGGAGAATACTTTTTGAGTAACAAGAGAAAATCGGCAAAGATATGGCAAGAGAAGCGGGAGAAACAGGCTGAAAAAACTGCTGAAAACAAAAGGAAACGAGAAGAGGCCTTCATCCCTCCAAAG GAGCCTGTAAACCTGGTGGATAAATCAGAGGATGCTAACAACAACGTAGCTGACATTACAAAGTCCTTAAAG AAAAAAACAGAGAAGCTTGGGAAGCGAAAATCTGAAGAAAATCTAAATGCGGAGACATATATTATGGGATCCTCAGAACACGCATCAGGAAAGAAATCCAAGAAGCAAAGGTCTTCGGCGTAa